In a single window of the Xylanimonas protaetiae genome:
- a CDS encoding CpaF family protein has translation MTAVIDDAAAILEREVRELVRRRGLDPVRERSALAGLVADAVGDYAERTTRGLVPPLADTVETSRTLVDLLAGLGPLQQYLDDPSVEEIWLNSPAQVFVARGGVPELTTTILTASQVRDLVERMLKSSGRRLDLSSPFVDAALPDGSRLHVVIPDVTRTDYAVNIRKHVVRASRLEHLVRLGSLTPHAAAFLDAAVRAGLNILVAGATQAGKTTMLNALAGSIPAAQRVITCEEVFELRLDVRDIVAMQCRQPSIEGTGEIPLRRLVKEALRMRPDRIVVGEVREAESFDLLVALNSGIPGMATIHANSAREAVTKLCTLPLLAGENVTHHFVVPTVASSVDVVVHLGVTPGGERQVREVVAVTGRVEEGRVETAGLFHRTPATQGGRLVRGDGFPSGVERFARAGIDVRALLAAEAL, from the coding sequence ATGACAGCCGTGATCGACGACGCCGCCGCGATCCTCGAGCGCGAGGTGCGCGAGCTCGTCCGCCGTCGCGGGCTCGACCCCGTGCGGGAACGGTCGGCGCTCGCCGGCCTCGTCGCCGACGCCGTGGGCGACTACGCCGAGCGCACCACCCGCGGGCTCGTGCCCCCGCTCGCCGACACCGTCGAGACGTCGCGGACGCTCGTCGACCTGCTGGCCGGGCTCGGGCCGCTGCAGCAGTACCTCGACGACCCGTCCGTCGAGGAGATCTGGCTCAACAGCCCCGCGCAGGTCTTCGTCGCGCGCGGCGGCGTCCCCGAGCTGACGACCACCATCCTCACCGCCTCGCAGGTGCGCGACCTCGTGGAGCGCATGCTCAAGTCGAGCGGGCGCCGCCTCGACCTCAGCTCCCCCTTCGTCGACGCCGCGCTGCCTGACGGGTCGCGGCTGCACGTGGTCATCCCGGACGTCACGCGCACGGACTACGCGGTCAACATCCGCAAGCACGTGGTGCGGGCCTCGCGCCTGGAGCACCTGGTGCGGCTCGGGTCGCTGACGCCGCACGCCGCGGCCTTCCTCGACGCGGCCGTGCGGGCGGGGCTCAACATCCTCGTCGCGGGCGCCACCCAGGCGGGCAAGACGACGATGCTCAACGCGCTCGCCGGCTCCATCCCCGCGGCGCAGCGCGTCATCACGTGCGAGGAGGTGTTCGAGCTCCGCCTCGACGTGCGCGACATCGTCGCGATGCAGTGCCGCCAGCCGTCGATCGAGGGCACGGGCGAGATCCCGCTGCGGCGCCTCGTCAAGGAGGCGCTGCGCATGCGCCCCGACCGCATCGTCGTCGGCGAGGTGCGCGAGGCCGAGAGCTTCGACCTGCTCGTGGCCCTGAACAGCGGCATCCCCGGCATGGCGACGATCCACGCGAACTCCGCCCGCGAGGCCGTCACGAAGCTGTGCACGCTCCCGCTGCTCGCGGGCGAGAACGTCACCCACCACTTCGTCGTGCCGACGGTGGCCAGCTCGGTCGACGTCGTCGTGCACCTCGGTGTGACGCCCGGCGGCGAACGGCAGGTGCGCGAGGTCGTCGCGGTCACGGGGCGGGTCGAGGAGGGCCGGGTCGAGACCGCCGGGCTGTTCCACCGCACGCCCGCCACCCAGGGCGGGCGGCTCGTGCGCGGCGACGGGTTCCCCTCCGGCGTGGAGCGGTTCGCGCGCGCCGGGATCGACGTGCGCGCCCTGCTCGCCGCGGAGGCCCTCTGA
- the prfB gene encoding peptide chain release factor 2, whose product MATIDFPAEIRALRTTLESIEAVSDPEALQAKIADLSEQASAPDLWDDPDAAQKVTSALSAAQAELNRVKALGRRIDDVETLVELGNEMEDADSLAEAEAEVAGIRKDLDALEVRTLLSGEYDARDAVITIRAGAGGVDAADFAEMLLRMYLRWAERHGYPTKVMDTSYAEEAGLKSATFEVNAPYAFGNLSVEAGTHRLVRISPFDNQGRRQTSFAAVEVVPLIEQTDSVEIPESEIKVDVFRSSGPGGQSVNTTDSAVRMTHIPTGIVVSMQNEKSQIQNRAAALRVLQSRLLLVRQQEEAAKKKELAGDIKASWGDQMRSYVLQPYQMVKDLRTEHESGNTAAVFDGAIDEFIEAGIRWRRSSQVAEA is encoded by the coding sequence GTGGCCACCATCGACTTCCCCGCAGAGATCCGCGCGTTGCGCACCACGCTCGAGTCCATCGAGGCCGTGAGCGACCCGGAGGCGCTGCAGGCGAAGATCGCCGACCTCTCGGAGCAGGCCAGCGCCCCGGACCTGTGGGACGACCCGGACGCGGCCCAGAAGGTCACGTCCGCGCTGTCCGCCGCGCAGGCCGAGCTCAACCGCGTCAAGGCCCTCGGCCGCCGCATCGACGACGTCGAGACGCTCGTCGAGCTGGGCAACGAGATGGAGGACGCCGACTCGCTCGCGGAGGCGGAGGCGGAGGTCGCGGGCATCCGCAAGGACCTCGACGCGCTCGAGGTCCGCACGCTGCTGAGCGGCGAGTACGACGCCCGTGACGCCGTCATCACGATCCGCGCGGGCGCCGGCGGCGTCGACGCCGCGGACTTCGCCGAGATGCTGCTGCGCATGTACCTGCGCTGGGCGGAGCGCCACGGCTACCCGACGAAGGTCATGGACACCTCCTACGCGGAGGAGGCCGGCCTGAAGTCGGCGACGTTCGAGGTCAACGCGCCGTACGCGTTCGGCAACCTGTCGGTGGAGGCGGGCACGCACCGCCTCGTGCGCATCTCGCCGTTCGACAACCAGGGCCGCCGCCAGACGTCGTTCGCCGCCGTCGAGGTGGTCCCGCTCATCGAGCAGACCGACTCCGTCGAGATCCCCGAGTCGGAGATCAAGGTCGACGTGTTCCGCTCGTCGGGCCCCGGCGGCCAGTCGGTCAACACGACCGACTCCGCCGTCCGCATGACGCACATCCCCACGGGCATCGTCGTGTCGATGCAGAACGAGAAGTCGCAGATCCAGAACCGCGCGGCCGCACTGCGCGTGCTCCAGTCGCGCCTGCTGCTGGTGCGCCAGCAGGAGGAGGCCGCGAAGAAGAAGGAGCTCGCGGGCGACATCAAGGCGTCCTGGGGCGACCAGATGCGCTCCTACGTGCTCCAGCCGTACCAGATGGTCAAGGACCTGCGCACCGAGCACGAGTCCGGCAACACCGCCGCGGTGTTCGACGGCGCGATCGACGAGTTCATCGAGGCGGGCATCCGCTGGCGCCGCTCGTCGCAGGTCGCGGAGGCCTGA
- a CDS encoding type II secretion system F family protein: MGVLVGLLLGLGAFCVWWSAWVPSGRPRRVSARRARTQDLLVQAGAASVTPGALYGASAMLAAVVLVTVLATTRSPAIGLCFALMAAAAPSALVTARARRRRRDLREVWPEVVDHLASGVRAGLSLPEAVGQLGERGPVELREPFARFAADYRATGRFAESLDLLKARLADPVADRIIEALRLTREVGGSDLGRLLRTLSTFLREDARNAFGVRYRRRQGQRIHLRGIRNPRRLSWSGEHRSTLLEQRPDRCLLDASCRGNLLEPRGDTLGQQVHVEQVLTVVDDRPYATEA, encoded by the coding sequence ATGGGCGTGCTGGTGGGCCTGCTCCTGGGGCTGGGCGCGTTCTGCGTCTGGTGGTCGGCGTGGGTGCCGTCGGGGCGGCCACGGCGGGTCTCGGCGCGGCGGGCCCGCACGCAGGACCTCCTGGTCCAGGCGGGTGCCGCCTCCGTCACGCCCGGCGCCCTGTACGGGGCGAGCGCCATGCTGGCCGCCGTCGTGCTCGTCACCGTGCTCGCCACGACCCGCTCCCCCGCCATCGGGCTGTGCTTCGCCCTCATGGCCGCTGCCGCGCCGTCGGCGCTCGTCACGGCGCGCGCCCGCAGGCGACGACGCGACCTGCGCGAGGTGTGGCCGGAGGTCGTCGACCACCTCGCCTCGGGCGTGCGCGCCGGGCTGTCGCTGCCCGAGGCCGTCGGCCAGCTCGGCGAGCGCGGGCCGGTCGAGCTGCGCGAGCCCTTCGCCCGGTTCGCCGCCGACTACCGCGCCACCGGGCGGTTCGCGGAGTCCCTCGACCTGCTCAAGGCGCGCCTCGCCGACCCGGTGGCCGACCGGATCATCGAGGCGCTGCGGCTCACGCGCGAGGTGGGCGGCTCCGACCTGGGACGGCTGCTGCGCACGCTCTCGACGTTCCTGCGCGAGGACGCGCGTAACGCCTTCGGGGTGAGGTACCGGCGCAGGCAGGGCCAGCGTATCCACCTGCGGGGGATCAGGAACCCACGTCGCTTGTCATGGTCAGGCGAACACCGCTCCACGCTCCTTGAACAGCGCCCGGACCGCTGCCTCCTGGATGCCTCCTGCCGCGGCAATCTGCTCGAACCGCGCGGCGACACCCTCGGCCAGCAGGTCCACGTAGAGCAGGTCCTCACCGTCGTCGATGACCGCCCATACGCGACCGAGGCGTGA
- the ftsE gene encoding cell division ATP-binding protein FtsE: protein MIRFENVSKVYARGARPALDTVSVDVARGEFVFLVGASGSGKSTFLRLALREERPTRGKIYVAGRDLSRLSGWKVPSLRRSIGMVFQDFRLLPNKTVYENVAFALEVIGKPRHAIKTTVPEVLEMVGLDGKEKRRPHELSGGEQQRVAIARAFVNRPPILLADEPTGNLDPTTSLGIMRLLERINRTGTTVVMATHDDEIVNEMRKRVVELSAGHVVRDEAAGVYGERERILPDTAASPVLDAPGQGERQVHRVEVTPETGDLEAEAAAEAAAARASATGSRVQRQGALRRADRRAAATGMTPVVARTAEPAAAEPVPAEPAAAEPAATRPLPAEPAAPAPAATERTPEPAPFSYTVPVPYAATRPVDPSARRPPSDADDVVQQVLRERAVRAGQEG, encoded by the coding sequence GTGATCCGTTTCGAGAACGTGTCGAAGGTCTATGCCCGTGGGGCCAGACCTGCCCTCGACACCGTGAGCGTCGACGTCGCCCGCGGGGAGTTCGTCTTCCTCGTCGGCGCCTCCGGCTCCGGCAAGTCGACCTTCCTGCGGCTCGCCCTGCGCGAGGAGCGTCCCACGCGCGGCAAGATCTACGTCGCGGGGCGGGACCTGTCCCGCCTCAGCGGCTGGAAGGTGCCCAGCCTGCGCCGCAGCATCGGCATGGTCTTCCAGGACTTCCGCCTGCTGCCCAACAAGACGGTCTACGAGAACGTCGCGTTCGCGCTCGAGGTGATCGGCAAGCCGCGGCACGCCATCAAGACGACGGTGCCCGAGGTCCTGGAGATGGTGGGCCTCGACGGCAAGGAGAAGCGCCGCCCGCACGAGCTCTCCGGTGGTGAGCAGCAGCGCGTCGCGATCGCCCGTGCGTTCGTCAACCGGCCGCCGATCCTGCTCGCCGACGAGCCCACCGGCAACCTCGACCCCACGACGTCGCTGGGCATCATGCGGCTCCTGGAGCGCATCAACCGCACCGGAACCACCGTGGTCATGGCCACGCACGACGACGAGATCGTCAACGAGATGCGCAAGCGCGTCGTCGAGCTCTCCGCCGGGCACGTCGTGCGCGACGAGGCCGCCGGCGTCTACGGCGAGCGCGAGCGCATCCTGCCCGACACCGCCGCGAGCCCCGTGCTGGACGCCCCGGGCCAGGGGGAGCGGCAGGTGCACCGCGTCGAGGTGACGCCCGAGACGGGCGACCTGGAGGCGGAGGCCGCCGCCGAGGCGGCAGCGGCCCGCGCCTCCGCGACCGGGTCCCGCGTGCAGCGCCAGGGGGCGCTGCGCCGCGCCGACCGGCGGGCGGCCGCGACGGGCATGACGCCCGTCGTCGCGAGGACCGCCGAGCCGGCCGCCGCCGAGCCAGTCCCCGCCGAGCCTGCCGCGGCCGAGCCGGCCGCCACCAGACCGCTCCCCGCCGAGCCGGCCGCCCCCGCGCCCGCCGCGACCGAGCGGACCCCCGAGCCGGCCCCGTTCTCCTACACGGTCCCCGTCCCGTACGCGGCCACGCGTCCCGTCGACCCGAGCGCGCGGCGGCCACCGTCCGACGCCGACGACGTCGTGCAGCAGGTGCTGCGCGAGCGGGCCGTGCGCGCCGGACAGGAGGGCTGA